The Actinocatenispora sera genome has a window encoding:
- a CDS encoding response regulator transcription factor, with translation MTVRILLADDEPLVRAGLAAVLGAEPDLTVVGEASDGAEVLPLVRSTRPDVVLMDVRMPDVDGIQATRSLVERFDDPPRILVVTTFSNDDYVYEALRAGAAGFLLKRARPDEIVQAVRTVARGDSLLFPAAIRTLAGRSAHTGGGDRLAAAKLTGREGEVLRLMARGLSNAEIATELYLGVETVKTHVGNVLAKLGARDRTQAVILAYESGFITPGS, from the coding sequence ATGACGGTGCGGATCCTGCTCGCCGACGACGAGCCGCTGGTAAGGGCCGGGCTGGCCGCGGTGCTCGGCGCCGAACCGGACCTGACGGTGGTCGGCGAGGCGTCCGACGGCGCCGAGGTGCTGCCGCTGGTCCGCTCGACCCGGCCGGACGTGGTGCTGATGGACGTCCGGATGCCCGACGTGGACGGCATCCAGGCCACCCGGTCGCTGGTCGAACGGTTCGACGACCCGCCCCGCATCCTGGTGGTCACCACGTTCTCCAACGACGACTACGTGTACGAGGCGCTGCGCGCCGGTGCGGCCGGCTTCCTGCTCAAGCGGGCCCGGCCGGACGAGATCGTGCAGGCGGTACGGACCGTCGCGCGCGGCGATTCGCTGCTGTTCCCGGCCGCGATCCGTACCCTCGCCGGGCGGTCGGCACACACCGGCGGCGGCGACCGGCTGGCGGCCGCCAAGCTGACCGGGCGGGAGGGCGAGGTTCTCCGGCTGATGGCGCGCGGACTGTCGAACGCGGAGATCGCCACCGAGCTCTACCTGGGTGTCGAGACGGTCAAGACGCACGTCGGCAACGTGCTGGCCAAGCTCGGCGCGCGGGACCGCACCCAGGCGGTCATCCTCGCGTACGAATCGGGCTTCATCACGCCCGGCTCCTGA
- a CDS encoding DUF1707 SHOCT-like domain-containing protein — translation MQPEPLRPVPPPPLTDADREAAVELLQRACGEGRLTLEEFGVRAGAAWAADTSEELAEVTAGLAAAPPVGTSQPVTVISAVFGEHKQYGRWRVSRHTRVRALFGSTKLDLREATMDAEVVRDGVVDIEVRTFCGEVKITVPEGVEVEVYGRSLFGSRTTNLAAVPRRQGTPTIRLHCNVTFGEMKVRSAPLSRHGGLLGNGKLGRILRELVD, via the coding sequence ATGCAGCCCGAACCCCTGCGGCCGGTACCGCCGCCACCGCTGACCGACGCCGACCGCGAGGCGGCCGTCGAACTGCTGCAGCGTGCCTGCGGCGAGGGCCGGCTCACCCTGGAGGAGTTCGGCGTCCGCGCCGGCGCCGCCTGGGCCGCCGACACCAGCGAGGAACTCGCCGAGGTCACCGCCGGGCTGGCCGCCGCACCGCCGGTCGGCACCAGCCAGCCGGTGACCGTCATCTCCGCCGTCTTCGGCGAGCACAAGCAGTACGGGCGGTGGCGGGTCTCCCGGCACACCCGGGTCCGCGCCCTGTTCGGGTCGACCAAGCTCGACCTGCGCGAGGCGACGATGGACGCCGAGGTGGTGCGCGACGGCGTCGTCGACATCGAGGTACGCACGTTCTGCGGCGAGGTGAAGATCACCGTGCCGGAGGGCGTCGAGGTGGAGGTCTACGGGCGCTCGCTGTTCGGTTCGCGCACCACGAACCTCGCCGCGGTGCCGCGCCGGCAGGGCACGCCGACGATCCGGCTGCACTGCAACGTGACGTTCGGCGAGATGAAGGTGCGCAGCGCACCGCTCAGCCGGCACGGCGGCCTGCTCGGCAACGGCAAGCTCGGCCGCATCCTCCGCGAGCTCGTCGACTGA
- a CDS encoding sensor histidine kinase, whose amino-acid sequence MRATRSPVVRPLTAHSTRQRLVFLLLGSGLAVAFASLDAVVLGAIAAGRLPLPLAAPVFLAVTVAPPALLGLLPSVRVVEGAAARNLLQVALPESLPAPRDFDARWRAALWFLLHLVAGAVVGAALLAAASWVISLAAAPFAARPLVPGLPTGASAAWLLVLVIPTVLVFGYLVAGVGAAMARIAAPLLGPSPAERLAEVEASAARLAERNRLARELHDSVGHALTVTTLQAGAAGRVLDADPEFARRALAAIEETGRAALADLDHVLGLLREESAPRAPQRTLDDLPALLSASAATGVPVRASVPDRITGVPAVVSREAYRIVQECLTNALRHAGRVPVTLRLRLTADELELELTNRLSTVDAPTRPTGGRGLAGIAERVALLSGTMTAAPTDGDWRVAVRLPLGHAP is encoded by the coding sequence ATGCGAGCGACCAGGTCACCGGTGGTACGGCCGCTGACCGCGCACAGCACCCGGCAGCGGCTGGTGTTCCTGCTGCTCGGCAGCGGGCTGGCGGTCGCGTTCGCGTCGCTGGACGCGGTGGTGCTCGGCGCGATCGCGGCGGGCCGGCTGCCGCTGCCGCTCGCCGCCCCGGTGTTTCTGGCCGTCACCGTGGCGCCGCCGGCGCTGCTCGGGCTGCTCCCCTCGGTACGGGTGGTCGAGGGCGCCGCGGCCCGCAACCTGCTGCAGGTGGCGCTGCCCGAGTCGCTGCCCGCACCGCGCGACTTCGACGCCCGCTGGCGCGCCGCGCTCTGGTTCCTGCTGCACCTGGTCGCCGGCGCGGTGGTCGGCGCCGCGCTGCTGGCTGCGGCGTCCTGGGTGATCAGCCTGGCGGCCGCACCGTTCGCCGCCCGCCCGCTGGTGCCCGGGTTGCCGACCGGCGCGTCGGCGGCCTGGCTGCTGGTGCTCGTGATACCGACGGTGCTGGTGTTCGGCTACCTCGTGGCCGGGGTGGGGGCGGCGATGGCGCGGATCGCGGCACCGCTGCTCGGGCCGTCCCCGGCCGAGCGGCTGGCCGAGGTCGAGGCGAGCGCGGCCCGGCTGGCCGAGCGCAACCGGCTGGCCCGGGAGCTGCACGACTCGGTCGGGCACGCGCTCACGGTGACCACGTTGCAGGCCGGCGCGGCCGGGCGGGTGCTCGATGCGGACCCCGAGTTCGCCCGGCGGGCGCTGGCCGCGATCGAGGAGACCGGTCGGGCCGCGCTCGCCGACCTGGACCACGTGCTCGGGCTGCTGCGCGAGGAGTCCGCGCCGCGGGCGCCGCAGCGCACCCTGGACGACCTGCCCGCGCTGCTGTCGGCGTCGGCGGCGACCGGCGTCCCGGTACGGGCGAGCGTGCCGGACCGCATCACCGGGGTACCGGCGGTGGTGTCGCGCGAGGCGTACCGGATCGTGCAGGAATGCCTGACCAACGCGCTGCGGCACGCCGGCCGGGTGCCGGTGACCCTCCGGTTGCGGCTGACCGCGGACGAGCTGGAGCTCGAGCTGACCAACAGACTGTCCACAGTGGACGCCCCGACCCGGCCGACCGGTGGTCGCGGCCTCGCCGGCATCGCCGAACGGGTCGCGCTGCTGTCCGGCACGATGACCGCCGCGCCGACCGACGGCGACTGGCGGGTCGCGGTCCGGCTGCCGCTGGGGCACGCCCCGTGA
- a CDS encoding MFS transporter: MSTPALRTAVAAPANRITGRLRITLVVLLVAQFMLAVDFSILNVALPVIGAGLGFRLAELQWIATTFALSAAGFTLLLGRVGDLVGRRRIFLAGLAVLTAASLLGGFATSPTMLLVARVAQGLATAAVTPAGLALLTTSFPDGPLRQKALGLNGALMSAGFTTGAILGGVLTDLLSWRWSFLLNVPVAVAVLLVAPAVIAESRPPVRPRLDLPGALSVTVGLLGIVYGLTQAGEHGFARPTALVPLLAGAALLVVFYLVERRVPEPLVPVRILTRRTVAWGNIAGLIAFGTETSLVYLLTLYLQKTLGFSTLGAGLSFGVLGVGTVLGGIAAPRLIARTSPTVALVLGGLVQAAGTGALLAIGANPGWLALLLPATFVGGIGNMVVIVGFMVTATSGLPAAEQGLASGLATMAQQVGITMGTPVLSAVATAAMAGGPAVLPGVRVAIGVNVALVLLGVALAATFLARRRHL, encoded by the coding sequence ATGTCCACACCCGCCCTTCGCACCGCGGTCGCCGCACCCGCGAACCGGATCACCGGCCGGCTCCGGATCACTCTGGTCGTCCTGCTCGTCGCCCAGTTCATGCTCGCGGTCGACTTCTCGATCCTCAACGTCGCGCTTCCCGTCATCGGCGCCGGGCTGGGCTTCCGGCTCGCCGAGCTGCAGTGGATCGCGACCACGTTCGCGCTGTCCGCGGCCGGGTTCACGCTGCTGCTCGGCCGGGTCGGCGACCTCGTCGGCCGCAGGCGGATCTTCCTCGCCGGGCTCGCGGTACTCACCGCCGCGTCGCTGCTCGGCGGGTTCGCCACCAGCCCCACCATGCTGCTCGTGGCCCGGGTCGCGCAGGGTCTCGCCACCGCCGCCGTCACTCCGGCCGGTCTGGCCCTGCTGACCACGTCGTTCCCGGACGGACCGTTACGGCAGAAGGCGCTCGGCCTCAACGGCGCGCTGATGTCCGCCGGCTTCACCACCGGGGCCATCCTCGGTGGCGTACTGACCGACCTGCTGTCCTGGCGCTGGTCGTTCCTGCTCAACGTGCCCGTCGCGGTGGCGGTACTGCTCGTCGCGCCGGCCGTCATCGCCGAGTCTCGACCGCCGGTACGCCCGCGGCTCGACCTGCCCGGTGCGCTGAGCGTCACCGTCGGCCTGCTCGGCATCGTGTACGGGCTCACCCAGGCCGGCGAGCACGGCTTCGCCCGGCCGACCGCGCTGGTTCCGCTGCTCGCCGGCGCCGCCCTGCTCGTCGTCTTCTACCTGGTGGAACGACGGGTACCGGAACCACTGGTACCGGTACGCATCCTGACCCGGCGCACCGTGGCCTGGGGCAACATCGCCGGGCTGATCGCGTTCGGCACCGAGACCTCGCTCGTCTACCTGCTCACCCTGTACCTGCAGAAGACGCTCGGGTTCTCCACGCTCGGCGCCGGGCTGTCCTTCGGCGTGCTCGGCGTCGGTACGGTGCTGGGCGGGATCGCGGCGCCCCGGCTGATCGCCCGCACCTCGCCGACGGTCGCGCTGGTGCTCGGCGGCCTGGTGCAGGCGGCCGGTACCGGTGCACTGCTGGCGATCGGGGCGAACCCCGGCTGGCTCGCGCTGTTGCTGCCGGCCACGTTCGTCGGCGGGATCGGCAACATGGTCGTCATCGTCGGCTTCATGGTCACCGCCACCTCCGGCCTGCCCGCCGCCGAGCAGGGCCTGGCGTCCGGCCTCGCCACCATGGCACAGCAGGTCGGCATCACGATGGGTACGCCGGTGCTGTCCGCGGTCGCCACCGCGGCGATGGCCGGCGGGCCGGCGGTGCTGCCCGGCGTCCGGGTCGCGATCGGGGTGAACGTCGCGCTCGTGCTGCTCGGCGTCGCGCTCGCGGCGACGTTCCTCGCCCGACGGCGACACCTCTGA
- a CDS encoding transketolase family protein has translation MRETFVAGTTAILDEDPRTALVLADISAAAFEPVRERHPDRVLNVGIRESLLVGVAGGLAQTGLRPIAHSYAPFLVERAFEQIKLDFGNQDGHGVLVSVGASYDNAQAGRSHHAPGDVALIDTLPGWEVRVPGHPDEVDPLLRHAVGGDGSVYLRLSTRSNDGAHAGTDGRLVPLRTGHRAVVVAVGPMLSAVLAATVGLDVTVAYTNTVRPFDAAGLRELAGATGDTVILVEPYLAGTSARVVDDALLDRPHRTLGLGVRRVDLHRFGTPADHDDAHGLTPDALRHAIAGFLLPR, from the coding sequence ATGCGAGAGACGTTCGTGGCCGGCACGACGGCGATCCTGGACGAGGACCCGCGTACCGCGCTGGTGCTCGCGGACATCTCGGCGGCGGCGTTCGAGCCGGTCCGCGAGCGGCACCCGGACCGGGTGCTCAACGTGGGTATCCGCGAGTCGCTGCTGGTCGGCGTCGCCGGCGGGCTGGCCCAGACCGGGCTGCGGCCGATCGCGCACAGCTACGCGCCGTTCCTGGTCGAGCGCGCGTTCGAGCAGATCAAGCTCGACTTCGGCAACCAGGACGGCCACGGCGTGCTGGTCAGCGTCGGCGCCTCGTACGACAACGCGCAGGCCGGCCGCAGCCACCACGCCCCCGGCGACGTCGCGCTGATCGACACGCTGCCCGGCTGGGAGGTCCGGGTACCGGGCCATCCGGACGAGGTCGACCCGCTGTTGCGGCACGCGGTCGGCGGCGACGGTTCGGTCTACCTGCGGCTGTCCACCCGCAGCAACGACGGCGCGCATGCCGGTACCGACGGCCGCCTGGTACCGCTGCGAACCGGTCACCGCGCCGTCGTCGTGGCGGTCGGGCCGATGTTGTCCGCGGTGCTCGCCGCCACGGTCGGCCTGGACGTGACCGTCGCGTACACCAACACGGTCCGGCCGTTCGACGCCGCCGGGCTGCGCGAGCTCGCCGGTGCCACGGGCGACACGGTGATCCTGGTCGAGCCGTACCTGGCCGGCACCTCGGCCCGGGTGGTCGACGACGCGCTGCTCGACCGTCCACATCGGACGCTCGGGCTCGGGGTGCGCCGGGTCGACCTGCACCGGTTCGGTACGCCGGCCGATCACGACGACGCGCACGGCCTCACCCCCGACGCCCTCCGCCACGCCATCGCCGGGTTCCTGCTGCCGCGGTGA
- the soxR gene encoding redox-sensitive transcriptional activator SoxR — protein sequence MSELPETLTIGELAARSGVAASALRYYDKLGLLQSDRSGGNQRRFSRSELRRVAFIRIAQRVGLSLDEIRDALALLPENRTPTRGDWARLSRAWRSRLDDQIQLMERLRDRLASCIGCGCLSLKKCELSNPHDMLATDGPGPRYLITD from the coding sequence ATGAGCGAGCTACCCGAGACCCTCACCATCGGCGAACTGGCCGCCCGCAGCGGCGTCGCCGCCTCCGCGCTGCGCTACTACGACAAGCTCGGCCTGCTGCAGTCCGACCGCAGCGGCGGCAACCAGCGCCGGTTCTCCCGCAGCGAGCTGCGCCGAGTTGCGTTCATCCGGATCGCCCAGCGGGTCGGCCTGAGCCTGGACGAGATCCGGGACGCGCTTGCGCTGCTGCCGGAGAACCGTACTCCGACCCGCGGCGACTGGGCCCGGCTGTCCCGCGCCTGGCGCAGCCGGCTGGACGACCAGATCCAGCTGATGGAACGGCTGCGGGACCGGCTTGCCAGCTGCATCGGCTGCGGCTGCCTGTCGCTGAAGAAGTGCGAGCTGAGCAACCCGCACGACATGCTCGCCACCGACGGCCCCGGCCCCCGCTACCTGATCACCGACTGA
- a CDS encoding alpha-galactosidase, with protein MAVRTTRVGDDRVGGDRVGIDYDDEARVWLLRTPGTAYAVACPPEVTVHRQQLPDVLLHVYWGAPVTLADAVQIATVQRSRWSRRGFESPLDGAEEYPVAGGLRFARPALAARFAGDVRSVEWRLTGSSATHDAGAHELTLEFADAYFPLAVAVHYRIQAGTDVIERWVTATNTGSAVIELDRVDSAAWTLPEWDSYRLSHLIGRWGAETQLRRQELTEGTFTTGSRRGITSHHANPWFALDDGTATEQAGSVYSGALAWSGSWEFAAQRLAQGGMQVLGGLGHTDFGPYRLAAGESLDTPVFAGLYTSDGFGAASRGWHEYTLRHVLANADTNRPVLYNSWEATGFDVNEQNQMALAAKAARIGCELFVMDDGWFGARVHDHAGLGDWRVNPDRFPNGLTPLIDEVHRLGMDFGIWVEPEMVNPDSDLYREHPDWVYHFPERTRHQMRNQLVLNLARPDVADWMFTQLDNLLSDNDIRFVKWDMNRVFTEPGWPSNADNPARLWTDHVHNLYGVLDRLRAAHPDVAFESCSGGGGRIDLGILARTDQVWTSDNTDGPDRLIIQDGYSQLYPARAMSCWVTDVPNFLDPRTVPLRYRFHAAMAGVLGVGGDLSEWSDAELDEAAELIAQYKKVRSIVQHGRLYRLRAPSDGLSAVQYVTRDRAQAVVLAYLGAQRFGQRPPVLRLAGLDPTARYRASGFDVEFTGAALHTFGLPVRLQGDYDSVLVHLTRIDD; from the coding sequence ATGGCTGTACGGACGACGCGAGTCGGCGATGACCGGGTTGGCGGGGACAGGGTCGGCATCGACTACGACGACGAGGCGCGGGTGTGGCTGCTGCGCACCCCCGGCACCGCCTACGCGGTCGCCTGCCCACCCGAGGTCACGGTGCACCGCCAGCAGCTGCCCGACGTGCTGCTGCACGTGTACTGGGGCGCCCCGGTGACGCTCGCCGACGCGGTACAGATCGCCACGGTGCAGCGGTCCCGGTGGAGCCGGCGCGGGTTCGAGTCGCCGCTGGACGGCGCCGAGGAGTACCCGGTGGCCGGCGGGCTGCGGTTCGCCCGCCCGGCGCTCGCCGCCCGGTTCGCCGGCGACGTGCGGTCGGTGGAGTGGCGACTGACCGGCAGCAGCGCCACCCACGACGCCGGCGCGCACGAGCTGACGCTGGAGTTCGCCGACGCGTACTTCCCGCTCGCGGTCGCGGTGCACTACCGGATCCAGGCCGGTACCGACGTGATCGAGCGGTGGGTCACCGCGACCAACACCGGCAGCGCCGTGATCGAGCTGGACCGGGTCGACTCGGCCGCGTGGACGCTGCCCGAGTGGGACTCCTACCGGCTGTCGCACCTGATCGGCCGGTGGGGCGCGGAGACCCAGCTGCGCCGCCAGGAGCTGACCGAGGGCACCTTCACCACCGGCAGCCGGCGCGGCATCACCAGCCACCACGCGAACCCGTGGTTCGCGCTGGACGACGGTACCGCCACCGAGCAGGCCGGGTCCGTCTACAGTGGAGCGTTGGCCTGGTCCGGATCGTGGGAGTTCGCCGCGCAGCGGCTGGCGCAGGGCGGCATGCAGGTGCTGGGCGGTCTGGGCCACACCGACTTCGGCCCGTACCGGCTCGCGGCCGGCGAGTCGCTGGACACCCCGGTCTTCGCCGGACTGTACACATCGGACGGGTTCGGTGCGGCCAGCCGCGGCTGGCACGAGTACACCCTGCGGCACGTGCTCGCGAACGCCGACACCAACCGCCCGGTGCTGTACAACTCCTGGGAGGCAACGGGTTTCGACGTCAACGAACAGAACCAGATGGCGCTGGCGGCGAAGGCGGCGCGGATCGGCTGCGAGCTGTTCGTGATGGACGACGGCTGGTTCGGCGCCCGGGTGCACGACCACGCCGGGTTGGGTGACTGGCGGGTCAACCCGGACCGCTTCCCGAACGGGCTGACCCCGCTGATCGACGAGGTGCACCGGCTCGGGATGGACTTCGGCATCTGGGTCGAGCCGGAGATGGTCAACCCCGACTCGGACCTCTACCGCGAGCACCCGGACTGGGTCTACCACTTCCCGGAGCGCACCCGGCACCAGATGCGCAACCAGCTGGTGCTCAACCTGGCCCGGCCCGACGTCGCCGACTGGATGTTCACCCAGCTCGACAACCTGTTGTCGGACAACGACATCCGGTTCGTCAAGTGGGACATGAACCGGGTCTTCACCGAGCCCGGCTGGCCGTCCAACGCGGACAACCCGGCCCGGCTGTGGACCGACCACGTGCACAACCTCTACGGCGTACTCGACCGGCTGCGCGCCGCGCACCCGGACGTGGCGTTCGAGTCGTGCTCCGGCGGCGGTGGCCGGATCGACCTGGGCATCCTCGCCCGTACCGACCAGGTGTGGACCTCCGACAACACCGACGGGCCGGACCGGCTGATCATCCAGGACGGGTACAGCCAGCTCTACCCGGCCCGCGCGATGTCGTGCTGGGTGACCGACGTGCCGAACTTCCTCGACCCGCGCACCGTGCCGCTGCGCTACCGCTTCCACGCGGCGATGGCCGGCGTGCTCGGCGTCGGCGGCGACCTGTCCGAGTGGTCGGACGCCGAACTCGACGAGGCGGCAGAGCTGATCGCGCAGTACAAGAAGGTCCGCTCGATCGTCCAGCATGGACGGTTGTACCGGCTGCGGGCGCCGTCCGACGGGCTGTCCGCGGTGCAGTACGTGACCCGCGACCGGGCGCAGGCCGTCGTGCTGGCGTACCTCGGTGCGCAGCGGTTCGGGCAGCGCCCGCCGGTGCTGCGGCTGGCCGGCCTGGACCCGACCGCCCGGTACCGGGCCAGCGGCTTCGACGTCGAGTTCACCGGCGCGGCGCTGCACACGTTCGGCCTGCCGGTGCGGCTGCAGGGTGACTACGACTCCGTGCTGGTGCACCTGACCCGGATCGACGACTGA
- a CDS encoding aldo/keto reductase, whose protein sequence is MKYRTIGTDPATSREVSVLSLGAMLMGTQTDEETSFAILDRYVEAGGTFIDTSDNYAFWINGTQGGESEALLGRWRRSRGIGSEIVIATKLGARPLAAGTHYLDNGEGLSARVIRESSAASAERLGVDKIDLLYAHIEDPATPIEETVEGFGELVKDGTVGLLGASNHWSWRVERARNLAAARGLAGYEVLQYRHSYLRPRTDVPHDLSHHGQIGTAGADLLGYADENPGLALVAYTPLLSGGYTRADKPFGAEFDHPGTPRRQEALRQVAAETGATVNQVVLAWLIGGRPAVIPLIGASSVTQLDESLAAADLDLTDDQRALLDSAH, encoded by the coding sequence ATGAAGTACCGCACCATCGGGACGGACCCGGCCACCAGCCGCGAGGTCAGCGTGCTCAGCCTCGGCGCCATGCTGATGGGCACCCAGACCGACGAGGAGACCTCGTTCGCCATCCTCGACCGCTACGTCGAGGCCGGCGGCACGTTCATCGACACCTCGGACAACTACGCGTTCTGGATCAACGGCACGCAGGGCGGCGAGAGCGAGGCGCTGCTCGGCCGGTGGCGCCGCAGCCGCGGCATCGGCAGCGAGATCGTCATCGCCACCAAGCTCGGCGCCCGGCCGCTCGCCGCCGGCACGCACTACCTGGACAACGGGGAGGGGCTGTCCGCGCGGGTGATCCGCGAATCGTCCGCGGCCAGCGCCGAGCGCCTCGGCGTCGACAAGATCGACCTGCTGTACGCGCACATCGAGGACCCGGCGACGCCGATCGAGGAGACCGTCGAGGGCTTCGGGGAACTGGTGAAGGACGGCACCGTCGGGCTGCTCGGGGCGAGCAACCACTGGTCCTGGCGGGTGGAACGGGCCCGGAACCTGGCCGCCGCGCGCGGGCTCGCCGGCTACGAGGTGCTGCAGTACCGGCACAGCTACCTGCGCCCGCGCACCGACGTACCGCACGATTTGTCCCACCACGGCCAGATCGGTACGGCCGGGGCGGACCTGCTCGGCTACGCGGACGAGAACCCGGGCCTGGCACTGGTGGCGTACACGCCGCTGCTGTCCGGCGGCTACACCCGCGCCGACAAGCCGTTCGGCGCCGAGTTCGACCATCCGGGTACGCCGCGCCGGCAGGAGGCGCTGCGGCAGGTCGCGGCCGAGACCGGCGCCACCGTCAACCAGGTGGTACTGGCCTGGCTGATCGGCGGTCGGCCGGCGGTGATCCCGCTGATCGGCGCGTCGTCGGTGACGCAGCTCGACGAGAGCCTCGCCGCCGCCGACCTCGACCTCACCGACGACCAGCGCGCCCTCCTGGACAGCGCGCACTGA
- a CDS encoding transketolase codes for MTTATEDLLGYEDLPALLTRMTGDEKHEPSATSTLDVLWVLYDRVLRVDPDNLHDPARDRFLLSKGHGPAAYYAVLAAKGFFPTDLLDDFGSYDSPLGYHPDRTRLPGVEISSGSLGHGLPLGVGVALGLRAQGFPDARTYVLVGDAELDEGSNHEAIAYAGATGLASLTVVVVDNRSATHGWPGGIGARFAAHGWSTATVDGRNHRALESALTTPLPGRPHVVVATVEDKY; via the coding sequence ATGACGACCGCAACGGAAGACCTCCTCGGGTACGAGGACCTGCCCGCGCTGTTGACCCGGATGACCGGTGACGAGAAGCACGAGCCGAGCGCGACCTCCACCCTGGACGTGCTGTGGGTGCTCTACGACCGGGTACTGCGGGTCGATCCGGACAACCTGCACGATCCGGCCCGCGACCGGTTCCTGCTCTCCAAGGGGCACGGACCGGCCGCGTACTACGCGGTACTGGCGGCGAAGGGGTTCTTCCCCACCGACCTGCTGGACGACTTCGGTTCGTACGACTCGCCGCTCGGGTACCACCCGGACCGGACCCGGCTGCCCGGCGTGGAGATCTCGTCCGGCTCGCTCGGCCACGGGCTGCCGCTCGGCGTCGGCGTCGCGCTCGGCCTCCGCGCCCAGGGCTTCCCCGATGCGCGGACCTACGTGCTGGTCGGTGATGCCGAGCTCGACGAGGGCAGCAACCACGAGGCGATCGCGTACGCCGGGGCGACCGGGCTGGCCAGCCTGACCGTCGTGGTGGTGGACAACCGGTCCGCGACGCATGGCTGGCCGGGCGGCATCGGCGCGCGCTTCGCCGCGCACGGCTGGTCCACGGCGACGGTGGACGGCCGCAACCACCGGGCGTTGGAGTCCGCCCTGACCACCCCGCTGCCCGGCCGTCCGCACGTCGTCGTGGCTACCGTCGAAGACAAGTACTGA
- a CDS encoding NAD(P)-dependent oxidoreductase — protein sequence MTTIAVLGTGIMGLPMAANLLDAGFSVRAWNRTPARARPLADRGAVVAATPSEAVLGAETVLTMLSDGPAVREVMLGLGAELGGGRLWIQASTVGTAYADEFAGLAAAQGLTYVDSPVLGTRQPAEQGALVVLASGPDQARERCAPVFDAIGSRTLWVGPAGAGSRLKLVLNSWLETLTVGTAEALSLAAALGLDPHLFLDTIRGGGLDAGYVQGKGAAMLAGEFPPSFPLSLAVKDARLVGEAAAAAGQPAPLAAAVRARYEQALAEGHGAADMAAVYRTYRN from the coding sequence ATGACGACAATCGCGGTACTGGGTACCGGAATCATGGGTCTGCCGATGGCGGCCAACTTGCTCGACGCGGGGTTCTCGGTCCGCGCCTGGAACCGGACGCCGGCCCGGGCCCGGCCGCTCGCCGACCGCGGCGCGGTCGTGGCCGCGACCCCGAGCGAGGCGGTGCTCGGCGCCGAGACCGTGCTCACGATGCTCTCCGACGGGCCCGCGGTCCGGGAGGTGATGCTCGGCCTCGGCGCGGAGCTGGGCGGTGGCCGGCTGTGGATCCAGGCCAGCACCGTCGGCACTGCGTACGCGGACGAGTTCGCCGGCCTGGCCGCGGCGCAGGGCCTGACGTACGTGGACTCGCCGGTGCTCGGTACCCGGCAGCCCGCCGAGCAGGGCGCGCTGGTCGTCCTGGCGTCCGGTCCGGACCAGGCGCGGGAGCGGTGCGCGCCGGTGTTCGACGCGATCGGGTCGCGCACCCTGTGGGTGGGGCCGGCCGGCGCCGGCAGCCGACTCAAGCTGGTGCTCAACTCGTGGCTGGAGACGCTGACCGTCGGTACCGCCGAGGCGCTGTCGCTCGCCGCCGCGCTCGGCCTCGACCCGCACCTGTTCCTGGACACGATCCGCGGTGGCGGCCTGGACGCCGGGTACGTGCAGGGCAAGGGCGCGGCGATGCTGGCCGGCGAGTTCCCGCCGAGTTTCCCGCTGTCGCTCGCGGTCAAGGACGCCCGGCTGGTCGGCGAGGCGGCCGCGGCGGCCGGACAGCCCGCGCCGCTCGCCGCCGCGGTACGCGCCCGGTACGAGCAGGCGCTCGCCGAGGGCCACGGCGCCGCCGACATGGCCGCCGTCTACCGCACGTACCGCAACTGA
- a CDS encoding TetR/AcrR family transcriptional regulator, producing the protein MTRGTPTPGTVRPGGRTARVRDAVLAAAGDALAESGFAALDLADVAHRAGCGKTTVYRRWGSTSALAADLLRDMADQSVPRSDHGSLAADLRANARLVVSTLTDARQGALFTALIAAAAGNPATAEALHGFYRRRIDEWAGCVVAAIDRGEVPAGTDPREVVAAVSAPLYYRLLNTGEPLSEAVADRAAAAVTAAAIAGAYRTDPPPTHTA; encoded by the coding sequence ATGACTCGCGGCACACCCACACCCGGCACGGTCCGGCCCGGCGGTCGCACCGCCCGCGTCCGCGATGCGGTACTCGCGGCGGCCGGTGACGCGCTCGCCGAGTCCGGGTTCGCGGCGCTGGACCTGGCCGACGTGGCGCACCGGGCCGGTTGCGGCAAGACGACCGTCTACCGGCGCTGGGGCAGCACCTCGGCGCTCGCCGCGGATCTGCTGCGGGACATGGCCGACCAGTCGGTACCCCGGTCCGACCACGGCAGCCTGGCCGCCGACCTGCGGGCCAACGCCCGGCTCGTGGTCTCGACGCTCACCGATGCCCGGCAGGGCGCGCTGTTCACCGCGCTGATCGCCGCGGCGGCCGGCAACCCGGCCACGGCGGAGGCGCTGCACGGCTTCTACCGGCGCCGCATCGACGAGTGGGCCGGCTGCGTCGTCGCCGCGATCGACCGCGGCGAGGTGCCGGCCGGTACCGATCCGCGGGAGGTCGTCGCGGCGGTCTCGGCGCCGCTGTACTACCGGCTGCTCAACACCGGGGAGCCGCTGTCGGAGGCCGTCGCCGACCGCGCCGCCGCCGCGGTGACCGCCGCCGCGATCGCCGGCGCGTACCGCACCGACCCCCCACCGACCCACACCGCCTGA